Proteins encoded by one window of Toxotes jaculatrix isolate fToxJac2 chromosome 22, fToxJac2.pri, whole genome shotgun sequence:
- the LOC121176152 gene encoding beta-2-microglobulin-like: protein MKIILCLAALVAVFCSVESKHSPPKVQVYSRDPGEYGLDNTLICHVSNFHPPDITIELLKNEMEMPQTKQTDLAFKQDWHFHLTKTAPFKPVKGEHYSCKVTHGGQSKVYVWEPNM from the exons ATGAAGATCATTCTATGCCTAGCAGCTCTGGTAGCTGTTTTCTGCTCAGTGGAATCCAAACACA GTCCACCCAAGGTTCAGGTGTACAGCCGTGACCCAGGAGAGTATGGGCTGGACAACACCCTGATTTGCCATGTGAGTAACTTCCACCCTCCTGACATCACCATCGAGCTGCTGAAGAATGAAATGGAGATGCCACAAACCAAGCAGACAGACCTGGCCTTCAAACAGGATTGGCACTTCCACCTGACCAAGACTGCTCCCTTCAAACCCGTCAAAGGAGAGCACTACAGCTGCAAGGTCACCCATGGAGGCCAATCTAAAGTATATGTCTGGG aGCCAAACATGTAA
- the tmbim4 gene encoding protein lifeguard 4: MSSEKYPRSSIEDDFNYGTNVATASVQIRMDFLRKVYSLLSLQIILTTATSALFMFSQPIKDFVHASPAVVLVSALGSLVLLLALAMYRHQHPVNLYLLLVFTLLEAVSVATAVSFYEYSTVLQALFLTCAVFAGLTAYTFQSKRDFSKMGVGLFTCLWILIIASFMRFFFNSDSTELVLAGAGALVFCGFIIYDTHLLMKQLSPEEHILASINLYLDIVNLFLHILRVLDSMKKH; the protein is encoded by the exons ATGAGCAGTGAAAAATACCCCCGGTCTTCTATTGAAGACGACTTTAACTATGGCACAAATGTCGCTACAGCCAGTGTCCAGATACGAATGG ACTTCCTGAGGAAGGTGTACAGCCTCCTGAGCCTGCAGATCATTCTGACCACGGccacctctgctcttttcaTGTTCTCTCAACCCATCAAGGACTTTGTCCACGCCAG TCCTGCTGTGGTTTTGGTTTCGGCTCTGGGCTCTCTGGTTCTCCTACTGGCCCTGGCCATGTACAGGCACCAGCATCCAGTCAACCTCTACCTGCTGCTTGTATTT ACTCTGCTGGAGGCAGTTTCTGTGGCCACAGCTG tcaGCTTCTATGAATACTCCACTGTACTGCAAGCCCTGTTCCTGacctgtgctgtgtttgctggACTGACAGCGTACACGTTCCAGTCCAAGAGAGACTTCAGCAAAATGGGAGTAGG TCTGTTCACCTGCCTGTGGATCCTCATCATTGCAAGCTTCATGAGG TTCTTCTTCAACAGTGACAGCACAGAGCTGGTCTTGGCTGGAGCCGGGGCCCTGGTCTTCTGCGGCTTCATCATCTACGACACCcacctgctgatgaagcagcTCTCCCCTGAGGAGCACATCCTGGCCTCCATCAACCTCTACCTGGACATCGTCAACCTCTTCCTGCACATCCTGCGTGTCCTCGACTCTATGAAGAAACACTGA
- the lemd3 gene encoding inner nuclear membrane protein Man1, which translates to MASMQLTDEELFSELKRFGFTPGPVTENTRPVYLKKLKKLREEQQQRGSRSGKTRSSGAINSTTGGGNTAGSRPASHDVTHLSSNRRPGRKSSVLGFSSDESDAETPLKRKGLNHSGRADRSPGFQPQPKIRPVATPTVANKNQYGAGSTLNSSSSSPGPDGQRGVSLGWGVRARSSPEAEGRDYDESGDEDDNEGETEKNSRSLNGCGASHLITSKLAGDYSDSDEEEVGALGAGDRQRDRLEHRRSHPKAAFSSHGVGRGSQTGGASRQVNPPGSLNMVGSRRVEAGEDDVKRRDSDPSGGLRSHNFPRKSIYVSLAENHGREAGKNNHVDSEDGSSRSSSSSTNRFSIGLRPRFTNYSSLSQPYRGNHSNHTAPNHSYSQAALKQKLSVPEDELLQQFKREEVASSGSFSAHYLSMFLLTAACLFFLLLGLMYLRMRGSGSSDVDGVIKSHPFGVEFDSTYDKAEKELILKLLLNLHDHLAYIAGQHDCGDQKCPNRSLSIDEASEYLLAQNKEFEDFIHTSLEWIIRTGQDVGIRLTGQVADDPVTDVSEVSWLESTHPKMPFTCRFRRAFLTVISRVFLIAVVVGCVWSVVCYVKYRWRREEEETRQMYDMVERIIDVLRSHNEACQENQELQPYLPIPHVRDSLVQPQDRKKMKKIWERAVSFLSANESRIRTETQRIGGSDFLVWRWIQPSLSCDKTSLMPSKVWQGKAFPLDRRNSPPNSLTPCLKIRNMFDPVMEVGENWDLAIHEAILEKCSDNDGIVHIAVDKNSREGCVYVKCLSAEHSGKAFKALHGSWFDGKLVTVKYLRLDRYHQRFPQAQGCSTPLKASSLHLSTTDTTPSLQHHGSANCSGFS; encoded by the exons ATGGCGTCAATGCAGTTAACGGATGAGGAGCTTTTCTCCGAATTAAAGCGCTTTGGTTTCACTCCAGGCCCGGTTACCGAAAACACCCGCCCGGTATATTTGAAGAAACTGAAGAAGCTTCgcgaagagcagcagcagcggggcTCCAGGTCGGGTAAAACCCGTAGCAGCGGGGCCATCAACAGCACCACTGGCGGCGGCAACACGGCGGGATCCAGGCCAGCCAGCCATGACGTCACGCACCTGAGCTCTAACAGGAGACCGGGCCGGAAGTCCTCCGTCCTCGGATTCAGCTCCGACGAGTCTGACGCTGAAACTCCACTGAAAAGAAAGGGCCTCAACCACAGCGGTAGGGCGGACCGAAGCCCCGGTTTTCAACCACAACCGAAGATAAGGCCCGTTGCAACACCGACTGTGGCTAACAAGAATCAGTATGGCGCAGGGAGTACGCTGAATAGCAGCAGTTCTTCCCCGGGTCCGGACGGACAGAGAGGTGTCTCGCTGGGCTGGGGAGTTCGTGCCAGATCCAGCCCTGAGGCGGAAGGGAGGGATTACGACGAATCGGGAGACGAGGACGATAATGAGGGGGAAACGGAGAAGAACTCTCGCTCTTTAAATGGTTGTGGGGCGTCTCACTTGATCACTAGCAAGTTAGCTGGGGATTACTCAGACTCGGACGAGGAGGAGGTTGGGGCCCTTGGCGCCGGAGACCGACAGCGGGATAGGCTGGAGCATAGACGGAGCCACCCGAAAGCGGCGTTCTCTTCACACGGAGTCGGCCGAGGGTCTCAGACGGGAGGGGCGTCCAGACAGGTTAACCCGCCTGGGAGTCTAAACATGGTGGGAAGTCGGAGGGTGGAGGCGGGGGAAGACGACGTAAAGAGACGGGACTCGGACCCATCGGGAGGCTTGCGGAGCCACAACTTTCCCAGGAAGTCCATCTACGTGTCCCTCGCCGAGAACCATGGAAGAGAGGCCGGCAAAAACAACCACGTCGACAGCGAGGACGGATCctccaggagcagcagcagcagcacgaaTAGGTTCAGCATCGGGCTGAGACCGCGCTTTACCAACTACAGCAGCCTGTCCCAGCCTTACAGGGGCAACCACTCCAACCACACCGCTCCCAACCACTCATACAGCCAGGCGGCCCTGAAGCAGAAGCTGTCTGTCCCggaggatgagctgctccagcagTTCAAAAGGGAAGAGGTGGCCTCCTCTGGTAGCTTTAGCGCTCACTACCTGTCCATGTTCCTGCTCACGGCAGCCTGCCTCTTCTTTCTGCTGCTAGGCCTCATGTACCTTAGGATGAGGGGCTCTGGGTCCTCAGATGTGGATGGAGTCA TTAAGAGCCACCCGTTTGGCGTCGAGTTTGACTCCACTTAT GACAAGGCAGAGAAGGAGCTGATCCTAAAGCTGCTGCTCAATCTGCACGACCACCTGGCCTACATCGCTG GCCAGCATGACTGTGGAGACCAGAAGTGTCCAAACAGGAGTCTGTCCATAGACGAGGCCTCTGAATATTTACTG GCCCAGAATAAGGAGTTTGAGGACTTCATTCACACGTCTCTGGAGTGGATCATCCGGACAGGCCAGGATGTTGGGATAAG GCTGACCGGGCAGGTAGCTGATGATCCAGTGACTGATGTGTCCGAGGTCTCTTGGCTGGAGTCCACACATCCCAAGATGCCCTTCACGTGCCGCTTCCGCCGAGCCTTCCTCACCGTCATCAGCAGAGTCTTCCTCATCGCAGTCG tgGTAGGCTGCGTGTGGAGTGTGGTCTGCTACGTGAAGTAtcgctggaggagagaggaggaggagaccaggCAGATGTATGACATGGTGGAGAGGATCATCG ATGTGTTGAGGAGTCACAATGAGGCTTGCCAAGAAAACCAGGAGCTGCAGCCCTACCTGCCCATCCCCCACGTCAGAGACTCCCTGGTTCAGCCTCAGGACCG aaagaaaatgaagaagattTGGGAGCGGGCCGTGAGCTTCCTCTCCGCCAACGAGTCCAGGATTCGAACGGAGACTCAGAGGATTGGCGGCTCGGACTTCCTGGTCTGGAGGTGGATCCAGCCTTCTCTCAGTTGTGACAAGACCTCCTTGATGCCCTCTAAAGTCTGGCAGGGAAAAG cttTCCCTCTGGACCGGAGGAACTCACCTCCCAACAGCCTGACTCCATGTCTGAAGATCAGAAACATGTTCGACCCAGTCAT GGAAGTTGGGGAGAACTGGGATCTCGCCATCCACGAGGCCATCCTGGAGAAGTGCAGCGACAACGACGGCATCGTCCACATCGCCGTCGACAAGAACTCGCGAGAG GGCTGCGTCTATGTGAAgtgtctctctgcagagcacTCAGGGAAAGCCTTCAAGGCACTTCATGGCTCCTGGTTTGATG GTAAGCTGGTGACGGTAAAGTACCTGCGTCTGGACCGGTACCACCAGCGCTTCCCACAGGCACAGGGCTGCAGCACGCCTCTGAAGGCCTCCAGCCTCCACCTGAGCACCACAGACACTACACCCAGCCTGCAGCACCACGGCTCAGCCAACTGTTCGGGCTTCTCATGA